A region of Pseudomonas saponiphila DNA encodes the following proteins:
- the aroB gene encoding 3-dehydroquinate synthase, producing MQTLKVDLGERSYPIHIGEGLLDRPELLVPHIAGRQVAIISNETVAPLYLERLTRSLEQYSVISVVLPDGEAHKNWETLQLIFDGLLTARHDRRTTLIALGGGVIGDMAGFAAACYQRGVDFIQIPTTLLSQVDSSVGGKTGINHPLGKNMVGAFYQPNVVLIDTASLNTLPSRELSAGLAEVIKYGLICDEPFLTWLEENVDRLRALDQQALTYAIERSCAAKAAVVGADERESGVRATLNLGHTFGHAIETHMGYGVWLHGEAVAAGTVMALEMSARLGWITHQERDRGIRLFQRAGLPVIPPEEMTEADFLEHMAIDKKVIDGRLRLVLLRRMGEAVVTDDYPKEVLQATLGADYRALAQLKG from the coding sequence ATGCAGACACTTAAGGTCGATCTAGGCGAGCGCAGCTACCCGATTCACATTGGTGAAGGACTGTTGGACCGGCCCGAGCTGCTGGTGCCACATATCGCCGGGCGGCAAGTGGCGATCATTTCCAATGAGACGGTCGCGCCGCTGTACCTTGAGCGCCTGACCCGCAGCCTGGAGCAATACTCGGTGATCTCGGTGGTCCTGCCCGATGGCGAGGCCCACAAGAACTGGGAAACCCTGCAGTTGATCTTCGATGGCCTGCTGACCGCGCGTCATGATCGGCGCACCACCCTCATCGCCCTCGGTGGCGGGGTAATCGGTGACATGGCCGGCTTTGCCGCTGCCTGCTATCAGCGCGGTGTGGACTTCATCCAGATCCCGACCACCCTGTTGTCCCAGGTGGACTCTTCGGTGGGTGGCAAGACCGGTATCAACCACCCGCTGGGCAAGAACATGGTCGGCGCCTTCTATCAGCCGAACGTGGTGCTGATCGACACCGCCAGCCTCAATACCCTGCCCAGCCGGGAGTTGTCGGCGGGTTTGGCGGAGGTGATCAAGTACGGCCTGATCTGCGACGAACCCTTCCTCACCTGGCTGGAAGAAAACGTCGACCGCCTGCGGGCCCTGGACCAGCAGGCCCTGACCTACGCCATCGAACGCTCCTGTGCGGCCAAGGCCGCCGTGGTGGGGGCCGACGAGCGTGAGTCTGGGGTGCGCGCCACCCTCAACCTGGGTCACACCTTTGGCCATGCCATCGAAACCCATATGGGCTACGGTGTCTGGCTACATGGCGAGGCGGTTGCCGCGGGCACCGTCATGGCCTTGGAAATGTCTGCGCGCCTGGGCTGGATCACCCACCAGGAGCGTGATCGCGGTATTCGCTTGTTCCAGCGCGCGGGCCTGCCGGTCATCCCGCCTGAAGAGATGACTGAAGCGGATTTTCTCGAACACATGGCAATTGACAAGAAAGTGATCGACGGTCGTTTGCGTCTGGTGCTGTTGCGCCGCATGGGCGAAGCCGTAGTGACCGACGATTATCCGAAAGAGGTTTTACAGGCCACGCTGGGAGCGGATTACCGCGCCCTGGCTCAGCTTAAAGGTTAA
- a CDS encoding SPOR domain-containing protein — translation MTSLHADEAFLGHYQLSHDPFAPRVPGFKFFPAQRKPVLGQLHHLARYSQLLLVVTGPQGSGKTLLRQALVASTNKQSVQSVVVSARGAGDAAGVLRQVAQALNVAQAEIGAILAQVVQLALTGQEVYLLVDDAEQLDESALEALLALAAGAPEGRPHVFLFGESSLIATLDQLSTEEERFHVIELQPYTEEETREYLAQRLEGAGQGIELFSADQISDIHESSDGWPGNINQVARDAMIEAMIASRSAVKRPSMGFNMPKKHVLAISAVVVVAVAAAWLMPGRSKAPTSGTPTNEQAQLPLGQTPTPNANGSPSVEFAGSSQPMPLPLVGQSQPVMRGPLAEAAGGITEGDDGVPVAGSSAVPPTVTTTAPPAGAVAGPAPTPAARPTPAPTQVATAKPTPAPKPVEKPVAAKPAPAAKPAEKPVTVAKAAGGSWYAGQAPGNYVVQILGTSSEATAQSFVKEQGGEYRYFKKVLNGKPLYVITYGNFSSRDAAVSAIKSLPAKVQAGKPWPRTVASVQQELATTR, via the coding sequence ATGACTAGTTTGCACGCCGACGAGGCTTTCCTCGGCCATTACCAGTTGAGCCATGATCCTTTCGCTCCCCGGGTTCCTGGCTTCAAATTCTTTCCTGCCCAACGCAAGCCCGTGTTGGGGCAGTTGCATCACCTGGCTCGCTATAGCCAGTTGTTGCTGGTGGTTACCGGTCCCCAGGGCAGCGGCAAGACCCTGCTGCGCCAGGCGCTGGTCGCCAGCACCAACAAGCAGTCGGTACAGAGCGTGGTGGTTTCCGCCCGCGGTGCCGGCGATGCCGCCGGCGTATTGCGCCAGGTGGCCCAGGCGCTGAATGTGGCCCAGGCCGAGATCGGCGCAATTCTGGCCCAGGTGGTGCAACTGGCCCTGACCGGCCAGGAGGTCTATCTGCTGGTGGATGATGCCGAGCAGCTCGACGAGTCCGCGCTCGAGGCGCTGCTGGCACTGGCGGCGGGTGCTCCGGAAGGCCGCCCGCATGTCTTCCTGTTCGGCGAGTCGTCGCTGATCGCCACCCTGGACCAGTTGAGCACCGAGGAAGAACGCTTCCACGTCATCGAACTGCAGCCCTACACCGAAGAGGAAACCCGTGAATATCTGGCCCAGCGCCTCGAAGGCGCGGGTCAGGGCATCGAACTTTTCTCCGCAGATCAGATCAGTGATATTCACGAAAGCTCCGATGGCTGGCCGGGCAACATCAACCAGGTCGCCAGGGATGCAATGATCGAAGCCATGATCGCCAGCCGCTCTGCGGTCAAGCGTCCAAGTATGGGGTTCAACATGCCGAAGAAACACGTATTGGCCATTTCCGCTGTAGTGGTGGTGGCCGTGGCTGCCGCCTGGCTGATGCCGGGGCGCAGCAAGGCACCGACCAGCGGTACGCCGACCAATGAACAGGCGCAGTTGCCTCTGGGGCAGACGCCGACGCCAAATGCCAATGGCAGTCCATCAGTGGAGTTCGCCGGCTCATCCCAGCCGATGCCTCTGCCGTTGGTCGGCCAGTCGCAGCCGGTGATGCGTGGCCCTCTGGCGGAAGCCGCGGGCGGTATTACCGAGGGTGATGACGGGGTTCCGGTGGCAGGCTCCAGCGCGGTTCCGCCCACTGTGACCACCACCGCGCCACCTGCCGGCGCCGTAGCTGGTCCAGCACCGACTCCGGCAGCGCGACCAACCCCGGCGCCGACCCAGGTTGCCACCGCCAAGCCGACGCCAGCGCCCAAGCCGGTGGAGAAACCGGTTGCCGCCAAGCCTGCTCCAGCCGCCAAGCCGGCGGAGAAGCCGGTCACCGTGGCCAAGGCCGCCGGTGGCAGCTGGTACGCCGGTCAAGCGCCGGGCAACTACGTGGTGCAGATCCTTGGCACCAGTTCGGAAGCCACGGCCCAGAGCTTCGTCAAGGAGCAGGGCGGCGAGTACCGCTACTTCAAGAAAGTCCTCAACGGCAAGCCGCTGTATGTGATCACCTACGGCAACTTCTCCAGCCGCGATGCCGCGGTCAGCGCCATCAAATCCTTGCCAGCGAAGGTTCAGGCTGGTAAACCTTGGCCTCGCACTGTCGCTAGCGTTCAACAAGAACTGGCAACAACTCGCTGA